The nucleotide sequence TCAATATCTTTGGCACCTATAGTGCTGGCATCTTAGGTCAACGGCTTCCTAAGCGTTATTTGTTATCAAGCATTTATTTAGGTCGCTCGATTGCTATTGCTGGTTTCTTATTGCTACCCCTAAGCCCCACCACTACTTATATCTTCGCTGCAATCATGGGCTTTTTGTGGCTATCAACAATTCCCCTAACCAATGGCATCGTAGCGCAAATCTTTGGAGTGAAGTACCTCACCATGCTTTCTGGCCTAGTATTTTTTTCACACCAACTTGGTAGCTTTTGCGGTGCATTCTTAGGGGGCTATTTATTTGATCGCACCGGCTCTTATGTCATCGTTTGGCAACTCGCTATTGGATTGGGGGTGTTTGCATTCTTGGTTAACCTACCCGTTAAAGAACGCGCCATTCATCGAGTCGCAAATGCATAAGATACGAAATCTCAATATCTCATTCTGGAAAATCATTGCATATGGTTTTGCTATCTTTATATTGCTGATTGTATTTTCTGCATACTATGCCCCTGAAATGATGTTGTCGATTACCAATCAAGTTTGGGCACTTTGTGGCTGGTAATGGTCGATGACAATCGCTTTTATCGGTTAGCATTTCAACTTCATTTCCTAGCATACTTTCTCAATGATATGCATCTCGCCGTAGCACAATGGATAGTGCACATGCCTCCTAAGCGTGGGATACAGGTTCGATTCCTGTCGGCGGGACCACAAAATTGTCAGAACTTATCCACAGGCCATGTGGATAAATCCACAAAAGTTTTCGTAAGTCGAAGATTTGTATAGAGTGACCTGACTTGCTTAATTTGTGTGCAGAAGATTCTGCTGGAAAATTTAATATCCTTATCAAAGCCATTAGAAAGAATATTAATAACTTTTAATATTATTTGTGGTAATGAGGACTGAAAAAACCACTTAATTTTGTGAAGTTCCCTTACACTAAGTCGCATGTCAGCCCTCTCTACCAGCACCATCGCAGCTCTTGAAGAAATGCTTCAAAACACCGCAAGACCTGCTCCTGCGGATTTCTTGCCCATTTATTTTTCCCGAGGAAATCACGAAGACCTGCTGATTGGACATCTCAATCCTGATTTCATTTCCCACCTACAAGAATTATTCAAAAAGCAATCTGTTCATTTGGCAAGCATGTCGCATGATCGCTTAAGTATTAAGCTAGGGCGTCCAAAAGAGTTGTCTGCCACTCTAAGCCTATTGGCCAATCACATGCGCCAAGGTGGATTTATTCCGGGATGGCGCAATGAAGAATTTGCATGGGTCGATCAAAATGGTCATAAATACTTTCGCTTAGAGCGGTCCGCATTCAGAACGTTTGGTTTTCGAAGCATGGCCACGCACATTAATGGCTATACAAAATCAGACATCATTTGGTTGGGGCGCAGAAGCGAAAATAAACCAACAGACCCTGGCAAGTTAGATAATCTTGCCGCTGGTGGTATTAGCGCCGATGAAACTCCATGGGTCAGCGCCCGTCGTGAACTATGGGAGGAAGCTGGTGTTCCAGAGCAAATTTCTGATGACATCGAACCTATTGGCCGTATTCATATGCGTCGCATCGCAAATGATCGCGGTTTTCACGATGAGCAACTATTTATTTACGATTTAGAGCTTCCAAAACAATTTATTCCAACCAATCACGATGGTGAAGTGAGTGGTTTTATTGAGGTTTCTTACGCAGAGGCCGCCGCCCGCATTTTGGCCGATGAATTCACTAGCGATGCTGCCTTTGTCACTGCAGACTTCATTTTGCGACGCAATAAATAAGCCTAGCAGCCACCCTAAAGGGGATTGATCATCGTCATGAGTCCAACCCCTGTTTTCGTGGTTAAATCTAGTTAAGGATGAAACAGGGGTGCCCTTAAAAGCAGATTTCGCTCAGAGGCGCTGAGAAAGACCCTAAAACTCGATCCAGGTAATGCTGGCGTGGGGAGTTACATCAGACCGACACACCCGGTTTCGTCCATCTAAAACAGCAAGGAGATGGACATGAGCTCAGGCAATCAAAAATCTAGCAAACATGAGATTCCAAGCCTCAAAAGCTTGGAACGCGACTTTGGTCAAAAGTTTGCATATCCCGCATCAACTAAAACCTACTTACAGGGATCACGTGCTGATATCAAAGCACCGATTCGGATGATCGAACAATTGCCAACTCGTGCTGGCGAACAACTTATCCCAAACCCACCTGTTCCCGTTTATGACACCTCAGGTCCTTACAGCGATCCAGATGTTGTGATCAACTTAGAAAAGGGCTTGCCAAGATTGCGTGATACTTGGATTGCTGAGCGTAACGATACCGAGCAATTATCTGGACCAAGTTCAGAGTATGGTGTAGCTCGTGCGAATGATGCCGCAACCCAGAGCTTGCGATTTGCGCATATCAGTGCACCGCGTGTAGCAAAGTCTGGGCATAACGTTAGTCAAATGCATTACGCTCGCAAAGGAATTGTGACGCCAGAAATGGAGTACGTCGCGCTACGTGAATCCATGGGCCTAGAGCAATTACGCAAAGACCCAGCCTACAAACAATTACTCAAGCAACATCCTGGTAAATCCTATGGAGCCAACCTTCCGGAAGTAATTACTGGTGAATTTGTGCGCTCGGAGATTGCTGCAGGTCGCGCGATTATTCCAGCAAACATCAATCACCCAGAATTAGAGCCAATGATTATTGGTAGAAACTTCCGCGTGAAGATC is from Polynucleobacter sp. MWH-UH23A and encodes:
- a CDS encoding DUF4743 domain-containing protein, which translates into the protein MSALSTSTIAALEEMLQNTARPAPADFLPIYFSRGNHEDLLIGHLNPDFISHLQELFKKQSVHLASMSHDRLSIKLGRPKELSATLSLLANHMRQGGFIPGWRNEEFAWVDQNGHKYFRLERSAFRTFGFRSMATHINGYTKSDIIWLGRRSENKPTDPGKLDNLAAGGISADETPWVSARRELWEEAGVPEQISDDIEPIGRIHMRRIANDRGFHDEQLFIYDLELPKQFIPTNHDGEVSGFIEVSYAEAAARILADEFTSDAAFVTADFILRRNK